From the genome of Malus sylvestris chromosome 13, drMalSylv7.2, whole genome shotgun sequence:
tttcttttctttttccttttcttccctcaactaatataataataataataataataataataataataataaaagaaaaataatcataaaataataatataataattatgagaaatacataaaaaaaataaatagtaatctttacaaaagtacttttcggatttgtagttccgtaaaattttaaccgtaactccaaaTTCACTTCCGCTTGCGCCTACGCATCCATATCGTTGAGTACTTCAGGAATACGATAAAATAATAGCCCATACGCTTCATGAAATGATGGTGAATTAAAATCAACGATCtcgcctctaagggcattttcgtcaattcactcttttaaaaattaataaaatcgtgtacttagggatgggttgtcacaTTTTTTCTTCGTTACAATTTCGATTCACACACTATTTCCATCTACACTTTCTTGGATTGAGCTCTATTCGAAAGTTTTAAGAGTGACCCAAAATGTCTATGGATTTTTAATGACTAATTACAAAAAACCAAGCTTTGTTAACTCTAAAATTAACgaaaattaaatcaaattcccataaatacaaaatacaaaaaatttggaTAGTGAAATCCAGGGACTAGGACATGATTTCACACTTCTCTTCAACTATGGAAGGTAGTCAAGGAGATGTATGGAAACCAAAATACTTCTGCTCGAGTCTTCCAACTCAAGAGGATATTGCTGCACTTCAAAAGGAAAGTAAGTTTTGTTCTGCTTAAAAGGGCTGAAGAAGATAAGATCTTGCAGTTATTGGCTAGTCTAAACTCAGACTATGAAGATCTTCGCATTAACATTTTAATAAATACTGAGCTTCTATCATTTGCAACTATTTGTGCCATAATTCAAATAGAAGTAGTACGCAGAAAGTTATGAACATGGGAATCAGGGTGAGTGGTTTAGAAGCTAGAGCATGTGCATATAAAACTAGGATTGTAAGGAAGGTAAAACACGCAGGAAGTGATGTaagaaaattgtgaataaattaaaactgaagCTAGAACTTAATGAAACTAATAAAGTGAGTGTGCAGTAGTGGTTACAACCCATAACTACAAATATTCAGAGCATAGATGTCACAAAGGTAAAGTAGTCGAACGAGAGAAGTACTTACTACACAACTAGAGATAAGttctacaatcacgtgaagctTGCGCTATGCACAGTCGCCTACAAGTCGGAACTACTTATTGcagtctgtacgacaggctaacacctacttggatccaaggcgagcgtgcgatacTGCGTggtgaacatacacatgaaggCTAGCTTGGCCTCGATTAAGCACTCACCTGGGGTGTACCAATGATGAGCAAACTATATGTACGAATGCCATAATGATCCAACCAATTCAATTCACAACATAACCTTACCTGGACTTACCTATACATCCCGTGGTACTTAGCATTTCAAACATTCACAACAATTATGAGCAGGTAAAATGCATATGAATATGCTATGATCGAAGATATAAATCTCAACcacataacataattttttaaattatataacCCATGGCATAATATGCATAATATAGTTTAAAAGaatttatggaaactattaagtttatatatatacaaaaacaaaatgcccactcactagtatgtcgTAGGATCGTAGCCCCTAGTCTTTCTTGTCCACGTACATCTTCAGGGTAAGTTTCCCCtctatgtgaaacaactatttataattaattaataggaCATATACGTAAAAACTAGGaaaaacttctcataatttgctCAAGTGGAGGGTTTGAATATTTGAAATCGAtatactcgacgtcacggacctacataaattttcaaaataatttttggatacCGGACGCGCCCTCACACGCCGGGCACACGCATCACGTGTGATCCGTGTGACTAAcggcgttaggaatattccgttaaaaccttaACAGAAGTTAACGGAGTTACCTGACGTCGTTAGAATATTTCATCACAGTTGACGGAACATTTTGTCATCTTCTCCGTTATCTGCCACCTTCTAAACTCGCTGGAAACTGGAAAATTTTGCTGGTTtctgaagaaatttcaaaccttTATAACATTTCCATTTCTCAACCTTTTTTAAcgaaatttatatggatttgaagcttaAGAAGAGTATAACAACGTTATACCTTCCAAAAGTCCAAAAGTGGATGGGAAATGGCCTGAAAATGGCTCAAAAGTCTCGGGCAAAATTTTGCTCCTCGAACCCGTGTACTTCCGAGGTTGTTTCATCTTCAAAATTGTCCTAGGATCCTCGGGGAGTTGTAAGGAAGCTTCCTCACGTCCTAAAATCTTGTAACTCGGTTAGGATCACAACGATACCAACTTGACCGAGTCAAAGCTTCCGAGTTACTCCGCGTTGATCACTCAAAACTCAACCGTTCGAGAATCGGTTGGTATGATTGTGTTCATGAGTTCGAGAGGATCATGATGGTGGTGATTGTTggttcaatatgtggagtttggactTCAAACCTGCTAGTTGCAGAGAGAAGAGAGGTTTCGGGAAGAGAGAAAGTGTGTGTCAGCTCTGATTGGGCAGAGAAATGGGAGTGGGTTTCTAATTGGTTGCAtgagggagggagagaaaatAATTGGTGCAAAGGTGTAAGGCACGAGTCACCCTTTTTAAGAAGAAAATGGATAAGGTTTGTACAGAGAAATCAGACGTCATCCATCCAAAACAGTGTTTCTAGCACTGGTAAAATTAATGCACACTCATTACAACGAGTACAAATTAATTACGACAGAAAGAATAATAATTTATGAGTGAATAAATACATCCACGTCACTTGCCAACAAGGGTATAAATAGTAAATTACATATTCgggggagaaattacatagaaaattagggatgggtcgTCACATAGTGTAAAGAAGTATTTATCATTAATAGCCAAAATTTGACTcttaatttcataaatgtctgattttatttcaaatatggcaaaacatatatataaatttaccCAAACACCCTCAGATGCAAAAACAGAAATTCACAAGTTCTAATGCAGAACCTGCTTTCCTTGTGTCCTTGAATGCAAAGGCATTGCTCTATCTACTATATATAAGGGACAACTTCGTTTGGGAAAAACCATAATCTTTTGGAAACTGATATGAATTTGTTTATCAGATGAAAAGTTCTTCATTGGTGCTTGCTCAAAATTGAGTTTATAAAAGGAGAATCAATGATTTTTTGCAAAGAAGATGTTGGGATACATATTTATAAGAGGAGAATCAATGATTTTGATTAGAGTATATTTTCTCTCAAAAAATTAcaactagaaaaaaaaataggaattttgagagagaaagaaatggaAGACAATTCAAGAAATGTGGACAAAGCATCGCTTGATAAAATTGTATCCATAATAGTTTTGTAAATCGCAAAAATGACTTTTGAATTTGAAAGTTTGATGGGTAGTTGGTATGCAGGTCTACAGTTTTCTCCTCCAAGTCTAAGGGTTGCAGAACATCaaaagggttttggttttgggtgtaATTGGGTTAAATAATAGGGGTGtttgtgtctatttaagtgaattttttgttatatttgaaagtttttataaaaattaatatttttgaacTTAAGAGCCAAATTTTGGCTATTATTGATAAAAACTCTGAGTGACAACCCACGGCAAAACATAAAGTGGAGGAAAATGTGGGAAagtaaaaaaaagggaaaataagaaggaaaaaaaaataggaaacattAGATTGATCCATGgtatatattaattagtagaaaaaaaataattatgagaattttaaatataaaaaaaatgataaaagattaTATTTAAGACTTGTCACGTAGTGAGTTTTGAATGGATTGTAGTACCACTTAGCGAAATCTATTGGCAAGTCAAGCCCTATAAAAGTTTTTCTCctattttatacccctaaacaCTACAAACAAAACCCTTTTTAGACAAAAGGATTTCGTCGCCCAAGATTTTACCCTATGGACATTCGTCGGGCCAAGTTCGTTGCATAGAACCCATCACTCAAACATTTCTCgacaaaaatttaattttcatcgTGTAAAGTGTGTTGACCAACTTGGGTTGACAAAATAACGCGCCCGGCGATATCATTTCGATGGTTTCCGGAaatgaaaaaattcaaaatatttggcCTAATGAACTGGTCCAAGGCCaattaatttaaagaaaaaaaactaaaaaatacaTTCTCGACGAATGTATTCGTTGGGCAAAAGtgcaaaaattttaatttcttttaaaaaaattcgtaatttaactaattaattatattaatctacaaatataaaaaaaaatataatactaaaaaatatttaattacatTAAACTGAATATTCGTACAAATGTATGTAAAATGTCCTAAATTACTACTAGCGGGGTGGCTGGTAGGATGGCAGCTGAAAGTCGTAAGAGGATCGGCGATGTGAGTGCCAAAGCTATCATTGCATGCGCTATACTAGCAATGTAGCGTCGAAGCTCCTCATCTCGATGATCTGCTGCTTCTTCCCAAGCTTCTTCTCTCAGGTGCACTTCTTCTCGCTCGTGTGCAACTTATTCTTACTCGTGTGCAACTTCTTCTCGCTAGCTCGCTAACTCCATCTCCAACTGCTGCAGTCTGGAAAACGTCGTGCTCGGAAACTAAAAGCTTGATGAAGAATGTAACGACATGTCCCAAAAAATtacggtttttataattttaaaaaatgaaattacgAAAAATGTCCTTCTAAGTAAAatattgacttttgttgaccgccTTGCCGTGTCACGTAAGATCCGTTTTCTTGGCATATCCTTGTAGTACTTGTTACGAACGCGTGGGCGCAACTGGAACATAATTTGGAGCTATAACGAAGGAGTTTTTAACGAACGAAGTTGAGGATAAAATGGTCATTGACCATAAATTTGGAAGGCTCGAGATTTTACTGGAGCAGTGAGATGATGCCATGTGTGTGGCTAGGATGGAAAGGAATGAAGACaaatgagagagaagaaaaatgagagaaatgagggggGTGTTGCCCAATCAGGAATGAGGATAGGAGAAAGTGAACCAATcagaaaacaaagaaaggagagaaaagagagagttgAGGGAGTAGCCAACCGGACCTTTTACCCTTGACTTGTTACACAGCGACACGACCCAAGTTCTGGAAACTTTTCTCGACAGTTTTCTGTCCATTTTTCAGATGAGTTACGGTCTTCCACCCCTACCAAACAATTCATTggccttccttttttttccatttccacccaaaacccaattccTTTAACCCCCAATTTAAGGAGAACGAAACTCGTAGGTTCCTAAGGGGTCACGTCGATAACCGCTAATCCTGCAGGTTCCagccaccactaccaccaccaccaaaccATTCCTCCAGAGGCCAAGAACAAACCCCAAAGAACCTTAGAGGCGGCGAAGCACCGGAGAAATCGAATCGAAgcacacccatttctagggtttttggcaGTCCAAGGGCGATTTTAGGCATTTCCCGACCGAATTGGACTTCTGCCCAGGtatgaaatttgggaatttttttgttgttcaatTTTCCGACGAGTCGAGTTTGTCGGCGACGTCATCCTCGCTAGCTTGAGCGGTTCCTAGGCAACAAAATATCTGTGAGTAACTTATacgtttttataaaatattagcctaGCATGCATTTTGAGATTTCGTGATCTAAATATGTTTTATAATGTGCTTTACGAAATTCTATAATTATGATTTACGAAATATTCATGACTTATCGAGATTACGATTTACGAACGAATATGAATTACTGGGTTTTGCATATATGGATTTTGAATATATGGATTCCTATGGATTCGAGTGATGTGGCCTACCATGTTTCTTCATTGGCGTAACCTAGTGTCATacaacttcaccttcgggtgatggacaggtACTGCCTTTGCGcaactatgatacccctagttgagtacATCACGGATTCGAGTTACAAATGATTTACGAATGTATTTGAGCACTTTTAGGCCCACATAATGGTGTTGGCCGGTAAAGAAGCCATAGAAAGCCCAAGGGAGATTAAGAAGCCCAAGGTCCAATGGGCATAGGAGAAGATACTCCCAAGCGCTAAAGTCGACCGCCTATAAGTTTAGCTCAACTAGGATATGTAAAGAGCTTTTCAACTGCCAGGGGCATATGGGCAGTTTAACAACTATATGGCACAAGTCTCTACGAACATGCTTACCCAAAAGTCAATCAGGTCAGATCACAGATCACGGTTAGTAGCAAAGACCTTGGATGGGACGTAAAGGTGGTCGGAAGGGCGCTTGAAGAGACAGGGTTGGATAACCAAGGCCGAGCAGGGTGCTTGGCTTGCATCATTTTGAAAGGACGCACCATCTTGACTGAACATATATCACTTCACCACCTAATGTCTATTTATTAGTGTTAAATGACATAACATGATGAGGTAACATACTAAAAAATGTGCATGTTAATGAATCGATATGTTTAACGCactacaaattttaaaagaagaaaagcggcctttcaatttgcaaaaatcacaaacttcagttaaaattgattaaaaacatcaaaatacacTTCAATCACAAGTCATTTGGTGAACAAGGATTTTAGCACTATGGTATACCCACATCTAGACAATGCTTTTACAATATCATGGACAGTGACAAGGCCTTTAGTCCTTCCATTCGTAACATCTTTTTAGGAACAGCTAAAACATACGACATGCCGACTACAGTGCTGTTGCAGTTCCACGGATAGTGATATCGGCCTCTACTATGCAAGCATCCTTCACCAAAAACCCATTACCTGCCTGACTGAAGGTGTCCAGTTTAAGGAAGGTAGGCCAACCGAAATCCCGAGTTGAGGTACTGAACCAGTTGTTTGCTACACATAATACACCCTCATGTTATGAAGGATGCATACAATTAAACACTGAAATAGGACAATCTTTACCTTTTAAGCACTCATGTTTGGCATGCATTTGATCTACAATGCGCATGGAAAACTCTGCAAATACTTTGGAACCAGAAAGTTTTTCCGGATCATCCAATtccaagaaaagagaaatatgaGTACCCTTTCCTTTCTTATGTCCCTTAGGATAGAGCACTATCTTCCTGCAACATTGGGAAGAATATGATGGCTTTTTATTACATATCTCGCATTGGAAGCAAAATTTCAACAAGCTTTACGGTGATCACATCTAGTGCGAAGCTTATGTAGTTAAAATTGCATATATAGTTTGAAACTCAAAAATCATATCCTTTTACTATGTTGGGGAAAAATTGACTTCAGCTAATAAAGGTGATTATCGTGCAGGTAAAAAAGGATGAGTGTTAAGAGATTATACAGTGGATAACAAATTTAACATTCTCTTATCAAGGGTATTAATATAAAGGGCCTAGCAGAGATACCAATTCCGTTCTCTGGCAGTGAATGGTTCTGATTTGTAGGGGTCAGCACCTAACTTTGAAAAGTTCTCAACCTTCCAAACATGCTTGCACATAACAGCAACCTTGACCATCGATATTGACTCTCCTTTGCGAGCTCTTCTTTCTTTACAAACAAAGACCTCAGCTCCAATCACACAGGAATCATCAATGACATATCCGTTGGAAGCATCAGTAAACGATTTAAGAGTGATAAGCCTATCAAATCCTGAATAACGCATTACCCCATGGAAacacttttcctttttattggcATCTATGGAATATGCAAGGTTCAAAATAATGATCAGAAAATGAGCAGTGACCATTGCAAATTGCAAACAAGAAAAATTTCAGGTCTATGAATATGTTCACTT
Proteins encoded in this window:
- the LOC126595170 gene encoding uncharacterized protein LOC126595170 isoform X1, whose amino-acid sequence is MKRHISSNMQHAHCISMCRNMSFIAMACYPFQQNGFSISYSDSAPTHYSLKIGSFSWLTKISVDKYESGEFEAGGYKWKLVLYPNGNKKKNVEGHISVYLEMVGADSLQSGFEVYVNFRFFLLDQNKGMFLVLQDANKKEKCFHGVMRYSGFDRLITLKSFTDASNGYVIDDSCVIGAEVFVCKERRARKGESISMVKVAVMCKHVWKVENFSKLGADPYKSEPFTARERNWKIVLYPKGHKKGKGTHISLFLELDDPEKLSGSKVFAEFSMRIVDQMHAKHECLKANNWFSTSTRDFGWPTFLKLDTFSQAGNGFLVKDACIVEADITIRGTATAL
- the LOC126595170 gene encoding uncharacterized protein LOC126595170 isoform X2 gives rise to the protein MDEAIVYSIERPNPSFIAMACYPFQQNGFSISYSDSAPTHYSLKIGSFSWLTKISVDKYESGEFEAGGYKWKLVLYPNGNKKKNVEGHISVYLEMVGADSLQSGFEVYVNFRFFLLDQNKGMFLVLQDANKKEKCFHGVMRYSGFDRLITLKSFTDASNGYVIDDSCVIGAEVFVCKERRARKGESISMVKVAVMCKHVWKVENFSKLGADPYKSEPFTARERNWKIVLYPKGHKKGKGTHISLFLELDDPEKLSGSKVFAEFSMRIVDQMHAKHECLKANNWFSTSTRDFGWPTFLKLDTFSQAGNGFLVKDACIVEADITIRGTATAL